In Solanum lycopersicum chromosome 5, SLM_r2.1, the following are encoded in one genomic region:
- the LOC138348945 gene encoding uncharacterized protein, with amino-acid sequence MSAGYEPPKFQQFEGKGNPKQHVAHLVETCNNAGTYGDYLVKQFVRSLKGNAFDWYTDLEPNSIDSWEQLEHEFLNRFYSTRRTKIMVELTNTRQRKDESVIDFINRWRNASLNCKGRLSEASAIEIIKPKSFEDLATRAHDMELSMSSAGKDMNIVHDPRKGRDKQEPKRWSKFLPRNDNKESMSVNVSPVKFTTNEGVKQNVRMTFQARSNQKSTLREMQGKKYPFLDSDVSEIFDELLDLNLIDLLESKRPNEAGKTDDPNYCKRRRNKSSLRKELSEQPVRGKMVKKSEKQKSIKRHKRAKVEVHHYQNPRRLVTLEEFLPSSFDTKSTQGNVEASCFNVDKGQTMKVPPTVKEGTTSESSPKVSPGEEEKETREISEMMSLSSSEKSIVLSSQEAHVCDTKITFTDNDILFCETLHNRPLYMVGHVLEKKINRILIDEGSGVNILPIHTLKELGMTTGELSESRLLIQGFNQGGKRSIGSIKLEIHMGDLRSSAWMYVIDAKTSYNILLGRPWVHENRIVSSSYYQCLKYLEGGIERKIVADDNPFTEVETHFADAKFYMRSYVVKGVKSNDVKSIKIDNIVSKRIDAAIEKGRFCLQRRSRLLGFAMFQKRKKQDQPSNLEENALRGLSLPIRRIDAINLSAKLPEKSVVQDQVLDMALPTKRTREGFDSNAYKLFVKAGYNPSEPSALGKLPLEDTTRKAREGLGYIQPPPICISIRRASNNHITFEDDVTTPNKRPSVFDRLGEATTRIFVFERMRRRVEIMVSCKEELKAKLHTVVYTKEREEDEESVVNDNDPVEEEDAKYAPPELEEGVKITIDFLKEVNLGTDEDPKPTYLSEFLEIDEKVAYMNIFKEYRDVFAWSYKEMPGDLNDECPKDEFPLPILELMIDATTGYEAMSFIDGSSGYNQIRMSPKDEEVTAFHTPKAIYCYKVMPFCLKNAGATYQRAMQNIFYLLHKNVECYVDDLVVKSRKRGDHLKDIRMVFELLRRYQLRMNPLKCAFGVTSGKFLGFIVRHRGIEIDQAKVDAISKMPEPRDIHELKSLQGKLAYLRRFISNLARRCQPFSHLMKKGAPFNWDQTCSEAYKSIKSYLAKPPVFAAPIPGKPLILYITAQERYVGALLAQENSKGKENGQALADFLADHPISNDWELTDEFPDEDAMLIEVQPPWKMYFDGVAHRDGAGAGVVFGDSQLVINPLLGSYEVKEPELRPYHDYAHKLIRWLGDVTLEHVGRTENKKADALATLSSTLTLPNQTQVTVCQKWIVPPSNEEEYIENKLDHILAIVEAAKEYWIQPIIDYLCYGILPENPRRRTDIRRRAPRFLYYKDTLYRRSFKGMLLRCLVEEEAIQALQEAHSGLCGSHQS; translated from the exons ATGTCTGCTGGTTATGAACCTcccaaatttcaacaatttgaggGAAAAGGAAATCCAAAACAACATGTCGCGCATTTAGTGGAGACATGTAATAATGCTGGAACATATGGAGACTATCTTGTCAAACAATTTGTCCGCTCTCTAAAAGGAAATGCCTTTGATTGGTACACAGATCTCGAACCTAACTCTATTGATAGTTGGGAGCAACTAGAACATGAGTTTCTCAATCGCTTCTATAGCACAAGGCGCACGAAGATCATGGTAGAACTCACGAATACTCGTCAAAGGAAGGACGAATCGGTCATAGATTTCATAAATCGATGGAGGAACGCGAGCCTAAATTGCAAGGGAAGGCTTAGTGAAGCTTCTGCAATCGAAAT AATAAAACCAAAATCTTTTGAGGATTTAGCTACTCGCGCTCATGATATGGAGTTGAGCATGTCATCTGCCGGAAAAGATATGAATATTGTCCATGATCCTCGCAAAGGAAGGGACAAGCAGGAACCCAAGAGATGGAGCAAGTTTCTTCCCAGAAATGACAACAAAGAATCCATGAGTGTAAATGTATCACCCGTAAAGTTCACCACGAATGAGGGCGTAAAACAAAATGTGAGAATGACTTTCCAAGCACGTTCAAATCAAAAGTCGACACTAAGGGAGATGCAAGGGAAAAAGTATCCCTTCTTGGATTCTGACGTTTCtgaaatttttgatgaattgcttGATTTAAATCTCATTGACTTGCTAGAGAGTAAGCGACCCAATGAAGCTGGAAAAACTGATGACCCAAATTATTGCAA GCGAAGACGCAACAAGTCAAGCTTACGAAAAGAATTGTCCGAGCAACCGGTTAGAGGCAAAATGGTGAAGAAATCAGAGAAGCAAAAATCAATCAAGCGCCACAAAAGGGCAAAGGTTGAAGTGCATCACTACCAAAATCCTCGACGTCTTGTGACTCTAGAGGAATTCTTGCCAAGCTCGTTCGATACAAAGTCTACTCAAGGCAATGTAGAGGCATCATGTTTCAATGTGGATAAAGGACAAACAATGAAGGTGCCTCCTACTGTAAAAGAAGGAACAACGAGTGAATCCTCACCAAAAGTGTCTCCtggggaagaagaaaaagaaacaagggAAATCTCAGAAATGATGTCTCTTTCATCTTCTGAAAAATCTATTGTACTTTCTTCCCAAGAAGCACATGTCTGTGATACTAAAATCACATTTACGGATAACGATATTCTATTTTGTGAAACACTACACAATCGTCCTTTGTATATGGTGGGTCATGTGCTAGAGAAGAAGATAAATAGAATCTTaatagatgaaggatctggaGTCAACATTTTGCCTATCCACACATTGAAGGAACTTGGCATGACGACTGGGGAACTAAGTGAAAGTCGTCTGTTGATACAAGGATTTAATCAAGGCGGGAAGAGGTCCATAGGCTCTATTAAATTAGAGATCCACATGGGAGATTTGCGATCAAGTGCATGGATGTATGTGATTGATGCAAAGACTTCATACAACATATTACTTGGTAGGCCTTGGGTACATGAGAATAGAATTGTCTCATCTTCTTACTATCAatgtttgaaatatcttgaaggTGGAATTGAAAGAAAGATAGTTGCAGATGATAATCCTTTCACCGAAGTGGAGACACACTTTGCGGATGCGAAATTCTATATGAGAAGTTATGTTGTTAAAGGGGTCAAATCCAATGATGTCAAATCAATCAAGATTGATAATATCGTAAGTAAAAGAATTGATGCAGCTATCGAAAAG GGAAGATTCTGTCTTCAAAGAAGAAGCAGACTTCTAGGATTTGCTATGttccaaaagagaaaaaaacaagaTCAACCATCTAACCTTGAAGAAAATGCATTAAGAGGGCTATCTCTTCCTATCAGAAGGATTGATGCAATAAACTTGTCTGCAAAGTTGCCAGAAAAGTCAGTCGTTCAAGATCAAGTTCTAGATATGGCTCTCCCTACAAAGCGCACAAGAGAAGGTTTTGATTCCAATGCCTACAAGTTATTTGTGAAGGCAGGATACAACCCTAGCGAGCCATCAGCGCTAGGGAAACTCCCATTAGAAGATACAACTAGGAAAGCGCGTGAAGGCCTAGGTTATATCCAACCGCCACCAATTTGCATTTCTATAAGAAGGGCCAGTAATAATCATATAACTTTTGAAGATGACGTCACTACTCCCAATAAAAGGCCTTCTGTCTTTGATCGACTTGGTGAAGCGACAACAAGAATTTTTGTGTTTGAGAG GATGAGGCGACGAGTGGAAATTATGGTTTCCTGTAAAGAGGAACTCAAGGCAAAGCTTCATACTGTGGTTTACACCAAAGAGCgcgaggaagatgaagaaagtgTAG TCAATGACAATGATCCTGTGGAAGAGGAAGATGCTAAATATGCTCCACCCGAACTTGAAGAAGGAGTAAAGATCACAATAGATTTTTTGAAGGAAGTTAACCTTGGCACTGATGAAGATCCGAAGCCAACTTACTTGAGTGAATTTCTAGAAATTGATGAAAAAGTCGCTTACATGAATATATTCAAAGAATATAGAGATGTATTCGCTTGGAGTTACAAAGAAATGCCTGG AGATCTCAATGATGAATGCCCTAAAGATGAGTTTCCTCTTCCCATTCTAGAGTTGATGATTGATGCCACCACTGGTTATGAGGCAATGTCGTTCATAGATGGTTCTTCTGGATATAATCAAATCCGCATGTCaccaaaagatgaagaagtcaCTGCATTTCACACTCCAAAAGCTATTTATTGCTACAAAGTGATGCCATTTTGTTTAAAGAATGCTGGCGCTACATATCAAAGGGCTATGCAAAATATCTTTTACTTGctccataaaaatgttgaatgttatgttgatgatttggtaGTAAAGTCGAGGAAGCGGGGTGATCATTTGAAAGACATAAGGATGGTGTTTGAGTTACTCCGAAGATATCAACTAAGGATGAATCCATTGAAATGTGCCTTCGGAGTTACTTCCGGCAAGTTCCTTGGCTTTATTGTGAGACATCGAGGAATTGAAATTGATCAAGCCAAAGTCGATGCAATATCAAAGATGCCTGAACCTCGAGATATTCATGAGTTAAAAAGTCTCCAAGGAAAGTTAGCCTACTTGAGAAGGTTCATCTCAAATTTAGCGAGGAGATGTCAACCATTCAGTCATCTCATGAAGAAAGGTGCTCCTTTTAATTGGGACCAAACATGTAGCGAAGCCTATAAAAGTATCAAATCGTATCTAGCGAAACCTCCGGTTTTTGCAGCCCCTATACCTGGAAAACCATTGATACTCTACATTACAGCACAAGAAAGGTATGTAGGAGCCCTGTTAGCTCAAGAGAATAGTAAAGGCAAAGAAAAT GGACAAGCACTAGCGGATTTCTTAGCAGACCATCCTATATCAAATGATTGGGAGTTAACTGATGAGTTTCCTGATGAAGATGCGATGTTGATTGAAGTTCAACCTCCTTGGAAAATGTACTTTGACGGGGTTGCACATCGCGACGGAGCTGGTGCTGGCGTG GTCTTTGGTGACTCTCAATTGGTGATTAATCCGCTCTTAGGAAGTTATGAGGTAAAAGAGCCTGAATTGCGACCTTATCATGATTATGCTCACAAGTTGATAAGATGGCTTGGGGATGTAACCCTTGAACATGTGGGTCGAACAGAGAATAAGAAAGCTGATGCATTGGCTACTCTATCTTCAACGCTAACCCTTCCTAATCAAACACAAGTAACTGTCTGTCAAAAATGGATAGTACCACCATCAAATGAGgaagaatatattgaaaataaacttGATCATATCCTTGCCATTGTTGAAGCTGCGAAGGAATATTGGATACAACCCATCATTGACTACCTATGTTATGGGATACTTCCAGAAAATCCAAGAAGAAGAACTGACATACGTCGTCGTGCACCTCGTTTCCTTTACTACAAGGATACATTATATAGAAGATCATTTAAGGGTATGTTATTACGATGTTTGGTAGAGGAAGAAGCGATTCAAGCTCTGCAAGAAGCACACTCAGGATTATGTGGATCACATCAATCTTGA
- the LOC138348944 gene encoding uncharacterized protein, translating to MVKECLYYARKCDACQFHANFIHQPPEVLHPTIASWPFDAWGLDIAGTLPKSSGGHLYILAATDYFSKWAEAVALKERKSSMYHAAANGLAEAFNKTLCNLLKKVVSKSKRDWHERMEEALWAYRTTYRTPTQATPYSLAFGVEAVLPLERQIPSLRLVIQEGLTEEENARLHLDELEALDEKRLEA from the exons ATGGTGAAAGAATGCTTATATTATGCCAGGAAATGCGATGCTTGTCAATTTCATGCGAATTTCATTCATCAGCCACCCGAAGTATTGCACCCAACCATCGCATCTTGGCCATTTGACGCTTGGGGACTGGATATTGCAGGAACATTACCAAAGTCTTCTGGTGGACACTTGTACATCTTGGCTGCAACTGATTACTTTTCAAAATGGGCTGAAGCTGTCGCTCTTAAAGAG CGTAAATCTTCTATGTATCATGCTGCCGCTAATGGTCTTGCTGAAGCATTCAATAAGACTCTATGCAACCTGCTTAAGAAAGTTGTCTCCAAATCCAAACGGGATTGGCATGAAAGAATGGAAGAAGCTTTGTGGGCATATAGGACAACATATCGCACACCAACTCAAGCAACACCATATTCACTTGCTTTTGGAGTTGAAGCAGTCCTGCCACTCGAGCGTCAAATACCCTCCTTAAGACTTGTTATTCAAGAAGGGCTCACTGAGGAAGAAAATGCTCGATTGCATCTTGATGAGTTAGAAGCACTTGATGAAAAGAGGTTAGAAGCCTAA